Within Pseudomonas brassicacearum, the genomic segment CTTTCTGTGCAGCTTGTCCAGACGTTCAAAACTCACGGTATAGATCATGTCGCACTTTACCCACAGTTCTTTGTAGCCATCGGACTGGAGGGGATTGGTGCGGAGCAGGTGGTGCCAGTCCTGCTGAGTCTGTGGCGTTGTGGAGGAGATCGGCACCACGGTACAGAGCTTGCGACTGTGTGTGGCAGTAGGGGAGATCACCACCACCTTGCGGATCTTCAGCATTTCAGG encodes:
- a CDS encoding type II toxin-antitoxin system PemK/MazF family toxin; translated protein: MPLYYHPKQGDVLLCDFTRGFVAPEMLKIRKVVVISPTATHSRKLCTVVPISSTTPQTQQDWHHLLRTNPLQSDGYKELWVKCDMIYTVSFERLDKLHRKTRSKGREYFVPRLGSEDMQGVIAGVKAYLPL